In Triticum urartu cultivar G1812 chromosome 6, Tu2.1, whole genome shotgun sequence, the following proteins share a genomic window:
- the LOC125517521 gene encoding gallate 1-beta-glucosyltransferase 84A23-like: MGEEAPVAVTAAATTSPAPHLLLICFPGQGHVNPMLRLAKRFAAKGLLVTFSSTSYVGGKITASSGVEAGGDGVPLGRGRIRFEFLDDDFDGNDLDDLMRHLETTGPVVFAELLRRQEEAGRPVTCIVGNPFLPWAIDVAHDAGIPTAVLWVQSCAVFSLYYHHVHGLVEFPPEDDLDARVNLPGLPPLSVADVPSFLLPSNPYKLLTDAILKQFRTIHKASWVFVNSFYELEPEVVDALPGISPPPPPLIPVGPLVELEEEGAVRGDMIKSADDCVGWLDAQAPRSVVYASLGSVVVLSAEELAEMAHGLASTGRPFLWVVRPDCSAMLPEGYLDSVAGRGMVVPWSPQDLVLAHPSTACFLTHCGWNSTLETLAAGLPVVAFPQWGDQCTDAKYLVEEFKMGVRIGTPLRRDAVRDAVEDVVAGPDAGAMLEKARAWCAAARTAVAAGGSSDRHVQAFVDQVVAGTIGARADKDLVAAEQQGFDSSSLRGN, from the coding sequence ATGGGCGAGGAGGCTCCGGTCGCGGTCACCGCGGCGGCGACGACGTCGCCGGCGCCCCACCTGCTCCTCATATGCTTCCCGGGCCAGGGCCACGTCAACCCCATGCTCCGCCTCGCCAAGCGCTTCGCGGCCAAGGGCCTCCTCGTCACCTTCTCCTCCACCTCCTACGTTGGAGGCAAGATCACGGCCTCCTCCGGGGTGGAGGCCGGCGGCGACGGCGTGCCGCTCGGCCGCGGAAGGATCCGGTTCGAGTTCTTGGACGACGATTTCGACGGGAATGACCTCGACGACCTGATGAGGCACCTGGAGACGACCGGCCCCGTGGTGTTCGCGGAGCTGCTGAGGCGCCAGGAGGAGGCGGGCCGGCCGGTGACGTGCATCGTCGGGAACCCGTTCCTCCCGTGGGCGATCGACGTCGCCCACGATGCCGGCATCCCCACGGCGGTGCTGTGGGTGCAGTCGTGCGCCGTGTTCTCGCTCTACTACCACCACGTGCACGGGCTCGTGGAGTTCCCGCCCGAGGACGACCTCGACGCCCGGGTCAACCTCCCGGGCCTCCCGCCGCTGTCCGTCGCCGACGTGCCGTCGTTCCTGCTGCCGTCCAACCCCTACAAGCTCCTCACCGACGCGATACTGAAGCAGTTCCGCACCATCCACAAGGCGTCGTGGGTGTTCGTCAACTCCTTCTACGAGCTGGAGCCCGAGGTGGTGGACGCGCTCCCGGgcatctcgccgccgccgccgccgctcatCCCCGTGGGCCCGCTCGTGGAGCTGGAGGAGGAGGGCGCCGTGCGGGGCGACATGATCAAGTCGGCGGACGACTGCGTGGGGTGGCTGGACGCGCAGGCGCCGCGCTCCGTCGTGTACGCGTCGCTCGGCAGCGTCGTGGTGCTGTCCGCCGAGGAGCTGGCCGAGATGGCGCACGGGCTCGCGTCCACCGGCCGCCCCTTCCTGTGGGTGGTTCGGCCGGACTGCAGCGCGATGCTTCCCGAGGGGTACCTGGACTCCGTCGCCGGGCGCGGCATGGTGGTGCCGTGGAGCCCGCAGGACCTGGTGCTGGCGCACCCGTCCACGGCGTGCTTCCTCACGCACTGCGGCTGGAACTCCACGCTGGAGACGCTCGCGGCGGGGCTTCCCGTGGTGGCGTTCCCGCAGTGGGGCGACCAGTGCACGGACGCCAAGTACCTCGTGGAGGAGTTCAAGATGGGGGTGCGCATCGGCACGCCGCTGCGGAGGGACGCCGTGCGCGACGCCGTGGAGGACGTCGTGGCCGGGCCGGACGCCGGCGCGATGCTCGAGAAGGCCAGGGCGTGGTGCGCGGCGGCGAGGACGGCCGTGGCGGCCGGCGGGTCGTCGGACCGCCACGTACAGGCGTTTGTTGACCAGGTTGTGGCGGGAACCATTGGCGCACGAGCAGATAAGGACCTTGTGGCTGCGGAGCAGCAAGGTTTCGATTCATCTTCTCTACGTGGAAACTAA